A single Stutzerimonas stutzeri DNA region contains:
- a CDS encoding gluconate:H+ symporter yields MESNALILTVTATSIVALLFLIVKLKFQPFLALILVSLGAGLAIGMAPQDLLAFIVKSMGGTLGFVALIIGLGSMFGEMLRVSGGSERLALTLIDKCGDRTVPWALGLVGFLVSIAVFIDVAIVILVPLIYGIARRTGKSLLYYGIPLCAGLSVTHTFLPPTPGPIATASILGADLGWVIIWGVIAGLPAMAVAGPMFGKFISSRIFVPVPEYMVTGESKFDDPSKLPAFKGVVLTLLLPLVLILGNTSAEMLLAEGNPLRDLFMFIGNPIIALLLTTLLTFWIFGHNRGFTADQLQKIATKALEPAGIIILITGAGGVFGKVLVESGVGKILADAMQDMNMPLVLFGFATAAIMRISQGSGTVAMITGASLTAPVAQLLGASPQMLALCTIAIACGGAAFSHVNDSGFWMANRYFGMSVSDTLKSWTVMKTIVGLTGLAICLVISLFIT; encoded by the coding sequence ATGGAAAGTAATGCCCTGATACTGACGGTTACGGCGACCTCGATCGTCGCCCTGCTCTTCCTGATCGTCAAACTTAAATTCCAACCCTTCCTTGCGCTGATTCTGGTCAGTCTCGGCGCAGGGCTCGCCATTGGCATGGCGCCGCAAGACCTCCTCGCATTTATCGTCAAGTCCATGGGCGGCACGCTGGGCTTCGTCGCGTTGATCATCGGACTCGGATCGATGTTCGGCGAGATGCTGCGCGTCTCGGGTGGTTCGGAGCGCCTGGCGCTGACCCTGATCGACAAATGCGGGGATCGCACCGTTCCCTGGGCGTTGGGGCTGGTCGGCTTCCTCGTCTCCATCGCTGTATTCATTGACGTGGCCATCGTCATCCTGGTGCCGCTGATCTACGGCATCGCACGCCGTACCGGCAAGTCGCTGCTCTATTACGGCATCCCGCTGTGCGCAGGGCTAAGCGTGACCCATACCTTTCTTCCGCCAACCCCCGGTCCGATCGCGACGGCCAGCATTCTGGGCGCGGACCTCGGTTGGGTCATCATCTGGGGGGTGATCGCCGGATTGCCTGCGATGGCCGTCGCGGGTCCGATGTTCGGCAAGTTCATTTCGAGCCGTATCTTCGTTCCGGTTCCCGAATACATGGTGACCGGGGAAAGCAAGTTCGATGACCCGAGCAAGCTGCCGGCATTCAAGGGCGTGGTCCTCACCCTGCTGTTGCCGCTGGTGCTGATCCTCGGAAACACCTCGGCCGAGATGCTGCTGGCCGAAGGAAACCCGCTGCGTGACCTGTTCATGTTCATTGGCAACCCGATCATCGCGCTGCTGCTGACGACGCTGCTGACCTTCTGGATATTCGGACATAACCGCGGCTTCACGGCGGACCAGTTGCAGAAGATTGCCACCAAGGCGCTGGAGCCTGCCGGGATCATCATCCTGATCACCGGAGCGGGCGGCGTGTTCGGCAAGGTGCTGGTCGAATCAGGCGTTGGCAAGATTCTCGCCGATGCGATGCAGGACATGAACATGCCGCTCGTGCTGTTCGGATTCGCAACGGCGGCGATCATGCGGATTTCCCAAGGGTCGGGCACCGTGGCGATGATTACCGGCGCAAGCCTGACGGCACCGGTGGCTCAGTTGCTTGGCGCAAGCCCGCAAATGCTGGCGCTGTGCACCATCGCCATTGCCTGTGGTGGCGCCGCCTTCTCGCACGTCAACGACTCGGGCTTCTGGATGGCCAACCGGTACTTCGGCATGAGCGTCTCCGACACGCTGAAATCCTGGACGGTGATGAAAACCATCGTCGGCCTGACCGGCCTCGCTATCTGCCTGGTGATCAGCCTGTTCATCACCTGA
- a CDS encoding threonine aldolase family protein, whose amino-acid sequence MTTANQQFASDNYSGICPEAWDAMARANQGHDRAYGDDQWTSRAADHFRQLFETDCEVFFAFNGTAANSLALSSLCQSYHSVICGDIAHVETDECGAPEFFSNGSKLLVARTEQGRLTPTAIREIALKRKDIHYPKPRVVSVTQASEIGTVYRPDELRAISDTCKELGLHLHMDGARFANACAFLGLSPAQLSWKTGVDVLCFGGTKNGMAVGEAILFFNRDLAEDFEYRCKQAGQLASKMRFLSAPWVGLLETHAWMKYAEHANRCAQLLAALISDVPEVELMFPVEANGVFVSIPPAALDALRSRGWMFYTFIGVGGARFMCSWDTHEDRVRQLAVDIRSVVMQHR is encoded by the coding sequence ATGACCACCGCCAATCAGCAATTCGCCAGCGACAATTACTCGGGCATCTGCCCGGAAGCCTGGGACGCCATGGCACGGGCGAACCAGGGCCATGATCGGGCCTACGGAGACGACCAATGGACGAGCCGTGCCGCCGATCACTTCCGTCAGCTGTTCGAAACCGATTGCGAGGTGTTCTTCGCATTCAATGGCACCGCAGCCAACTCGTTGGCGCTCTCGTCGTTGTGCCAGAGCTATCACAGCGTGATCTGTGGCGATATCGCGCACGTCGAGACCGATGAATGCGGGGCGCCGGAATTCTTCTCCAACGGCTCGAAGCTGCTGGTGGCCAGGACCGAGCAGGGCAGGCTCACGCCAACGGCGATCCGTGAGATCGCACTCAAGCGCAAGGACATCCATTACCCCAAGCCACGCGTCGTCAGCGTTACGCAAGCCAGCGAAATCGGCACGGTGTATCGCCCCGACGAACTGCGAGCCATCAGCGATACCTGCAAGGAGCTGGGTTTGCATCTGCATATGGATGGTGCGCGCTTTGCCAATGCCTGTGCCTTTCTCGGCTTGTCGCCTGCGCAGCTGAGCTGGAAAACGGGCGTTGATGTGCTCTGTTTCGGCGGAACCAAGAACGGCATGGCGGTGGGCGAAGCCATCCTGTTCTTCAACCGCGATCTCGCCGAGGACTTCGAGTACCGTTGCAAGCAGGCCGGCCAGCTGGCGTCCAAGATGCGCTTTCTGTCGGCGCCCTGGGTCGGGTTGCTGGAAACCCATGCCTGGATGAAATATGCCGAGCACGCCAATCGCTGCGCGCAACTGCTCGCCGCACTGATCAGCGATGTGCCGGAGGTTGAGCTGATGTTTCCCGTGGAGGCCAATGGCGTCTTCGTCAGCATTCCGCCCGCGGCGCTCGACGCGCTGAGAAGTCGCGGCTGGATGTTCTACACCTTCATTGGTGTCGGTGGCGCGCGTTTCATGTGCTCCTGGGACACCCACGAGGATCGTGTCCGACAGTTGGCTGTCGACATCCGCAGCGTGGTGATGCAGCACCGATAG
- a CDS encoding IlvD/Edd family dehydratase, whose protein sequence is MVDKKTDDAVVVPTGLRKGLTNYGDTGFSLFLRKAFIKGAGYTDDALDRTIVGIVNTGSGYNPCHGNAPQLIEAVKRGVMLAGGLAIDFPTISIGESFSTPTSMYLRNLMSMDTEEMIRAQPMDAVVLIGGCDKTVPAQLMGAASANIPTVQLITGSMLTGGHRGVRVGACTDCRRYWGQYRGEEIDEAEIVEVNSKLVASVGTCSVMGTASTMACIGEALGIVLPGGATPPAVTSDRMRIAELTGKQAVEMARSQLTPDKILTPKAFENALRVLLAIGGSTNGIVHLTAIAGRMGYDIDLEAFDRMSRDTPVLVDLKPSGQHYMEDLHRAGGLQTVLRELRPLLHLDALTVTGRTLGEELDQVPAFKQDVVRSVKDPIYPVGGIAFLRGSLAPEGAIIKQSAADATLMEHEGRAVVFENSEDLARRLDDPDLDVNADDVLVLKNIGPIGAPGMPEAGYLPIPKKLARAGVKDMVRISDGRMSGTAAGTIVLHVTPEAALGGPLALVRSGDRIRLSVSERRIDLLVAEDELERRRAALVLPKPQNAERGYRKLFFEQITQADKGCDFDFLRPPTMQGRVPGGSSD, encoded by the coding sequence ATGGTGGACAAGAAAACAGACGATGCCGTGGTCGTACCGACGGGCCTGCGCAAGGGGCTCACGAATTACGGGGATACCGGCTTCTCGCTCTTTTTGCGCAAGGCGTTCATCAAGGGCGCCGGCTATACGGACGATGCGCTGGACCGCACCATCGTTGGCATCGTCAACACCGGTAGCGGTTACAACCCTTGCCACGGCAACGCACCGCAACTGATCGAGGCGGTCAAACGCGGCGTGATGCTGGCCGGCGGACTCGCAATCGACTTCCCCACCATCTCCATCGGTGAAAGCTTTTCCACGCCGACCAGCATGTACTTGCGCAACCTGATGTCGATGGACACGGAAGAAATGATCCGGGCACAGCCCATGGACGCCGTGGTGCTCATTGGTGGCTGCGACAAGACCGTACCGGCACAGCTGATGGGCGCCGCCTCGGCAAACATCCCCACCGTGCAACTGATCACCGGCTCCATGTTGACGGGCGGCCACCGTGGCGTGCGCGTCGGTGCCTGTACCGATTGCCGACGTTACTGGGGACAGTACCGTGGCGAGGAGATCGACGAGGCTGAGATCGTCGAGGTCAATTCGAAGCTGGTTGCCAGTGTCGGAACCTGCTCGGTCATGGGGACCGCCAGCACCATGGCTTGTATCGGCGAGGCGCTGGGAATCGTGTTGCCCGGTGGAGCGACGCCGCCGGCTGTTACCTCCGATCGCATGCGCATTGCCGAACTCACCGGCAAGCAAGCCGTCGAAATGGCCCGCAGCCAACTCACGCCCGACAAGATCCTCACGCCCAAGGCGTTCGAGAACGCCCTGCGCGTGCTGCTGGCCATCGGTGGCTCCACCAACGGGATCGTGCACCTGACCGCCATTGCCGGACGCATGGGCTATGACATCGACCTGGAGGCGTTCGATCGCATGAGCCGGGACACTCCGGTACTGGTCGACCTCAAGCCGTCCGGGCAGCACTACATGGAAGATCTTCATCGCGCAGGCGGCCTGCAGACGGTACTGCGCGAACTGCGTCCGTTGCTCCATCTCGACGCGCTGACCGTAACCGGTCGCACATTGGGCGAAGAGCTGGACCAGGTGCCGGCATTCAAGCAGGACGTGGTGCGCAGCGTGAAGGACCCGATCTATCCGGTCGGTGGCATCGCGTTTTTGCGCGGCAGCCTTGCGCCCGAAGGCGCCATCATCAAGCAATCGGCCGCCGACGCCACGCTGATGGAGCACGAAGGCCGTGCAGTCGTGTTCGAAAACTCCGAGGATCTGGCCCGGCGCCTGGACGATCCTGACCTGGACGTAAACGCCGACGATGTGCTGGTGCTCAAGAATATCGGCCCGATTGGCGCGCCCGGCATGCCTGAAGCGGGCTACCTGCCGATTCCGAAAAAGCTCGCGCGCGCTGGCGTCAAGGACATGGTGCGGATATCCGACGGCCGCATGAGCGGCACCGCTGCCGGAACCATCGTGCTGCATGTCACGCCGGAGGCTGCATTGGGCGGACCGCTCGCGTTGGTGCGCAGTGGCGATCGGATTCGCTTGAGTGTCTCCGAGCGCCGCATCGACCTGCTGGTAGCCGAGGATGAACTCGAGCGCCGGCGCGCCGCCCTTGTGCTGCCCAAACCCCAGAACGCCGAGCGCGGTTATCGCAAGCTCTTCTTCGAACAGATCACCCAGGCCGACAAAGGCTGCGATTTCGACTTCCTGCGTCCGCCGACCATGCAAGGCCGGGTCCCGGGTGGTTCCAGCGACTGA
- a CDS encoding GntR family transcriptional regulator translates to MDETQVTPVSDAGISPHSVIETLEEEIVLGTLHPRERLVEDDLMARFGLKRHAVRNVLAELEQMGLVERKRNIGALVKAYTIEEVEHLYEVRELLETHCVRLIQLPVPEDRLQTLLAIQHAHDDAVERGDLRQVFRLNVRFHRELFSLAENPVLVEAISNHAQRAHSMRSSTIAMPTQLERSRQDHWALINALRGGDVDALVSLCREHLSPSKEAYIQAQKLRAGPVGRLSAGG, encoded by the coding sequence TTGGATGAAACGCAAGTAACGCCGGTTTCCGATGCAGGTATCAGCCCGCACTCGGTCATCGAAACGCTGGAAGAAGAGATCGTGCTCGGCACGCTGCACCCGCGCGAGCGCCTGGTCGAGGACGACCTGATGGCGCGCTTCGGGCTCAAGCGCCATGCGGTACGTAACGTGCTCGCCGAACTCGAACAAATGGGGCTCGTCGAACGCAAACGCAATATTGGCGCACTGGTGAAGGCCTATACGATCGAGGAGGTCGAGCATCTCTACGAGGTCCGCGAGCTGCTGGAAACCCACTGTGTCCGGCTTATCCAGCTGCCGGTCCCCGAAGACCGCCTGCAGACGCTGCTGGCGATCCAGCACGCCCATGATGATGCGGTGGAGCGTGGCGATCTACGCCAGGTATTTCGCCTGAACGTGCGCTTTCACCGAGAGCTGTTCAGCCTGGCGGAGAACCCGGTACTGGTCGAGGCCATCAGCAATCATGCGCAGCGAGCCCACTCGATGCGCTCGTCGACCATCGCCATGCCGACCCAACTCGAACGCTCTCGGCAGGACCACTGGGCGTTGATAAACGCCTTGCGAGGCGGCGACGTGGACGCGTTGGTATCGCTGTGTCGTGAACATTTGTCGCCGTCCAAGGAAGCCTATATCCAGGCACAGAAGCTGCGTGCAGGCCCAGTCGGCAGATTGTCCGCCGGTGGATAA